From Paraglaciecola sp. L1A13:
TGCGTCTCGTGTGGTGTAATAGATATTCTGCACGTCTACAAAGACAGCAATTTTAGTGGCCATAGATGTTTCTAATAATATAGGTACCGATTTGTGATAATAACACTAAACATTCCTAAAATAGCTATTGTGTTTATTTTCAAACTACTGTAATGTCCGGTCTTGCTTATGAATCAACCTCCGCATTTATAAGCATTGCTGCCATTTCGGTAGCTTGTTAATGTCTTGTCTTACCTTGATCCAGTCAGCCAGCATTTAAAAAAACAAAAATATTAAGCTGAATTATTGAAAGGCGAATGAGCGAGCATATGCTTGCTATTTATCACTCCTAGACTTATATAAAGTCGCAAAGTAATCGTCAAATCTAATAGTGAAGCTTCGTTGAATTTCGCGCGTTAAAATATCGCGCTAATTGAAAGAGAGTTTTATTATGTCTTATTTATATAACGGTTCGCAGATCCGTGTTTCGCACCCAGTGCATTCTATTTCTGTAAACAAACAAAGCGTGGCATTTGCCGACAAACAAGGTCGTCAAAATACTAAATTTGCTAATGCAATTGAAGCCAAGCAATTTGTTAAATGGTTAGTTAACGCCTAATCAAAAATTAAGGTCTTAATGTCCTAAATTCATAAAAAAAAGCCTGAGTCACATTAATGTCACTCAGGCTTTTTTGTGTCTGTGGATAAATATCTTATCCCCAGACACTGACGTAAATAACCTATTTAGCCGTAGCTAAGCTTTCTAAATAACTTTCGTAATTTCCACGGAAATCTACGATGCCATTAGGCGTAATCTCAATTATACGAGTGGCAACTGACGATACGAATTCACGATCGTGACTGACAAATATTAGCGTGCCAGCATAATTTTCTAACGCCATATTCAATGATTCAATGGATTCCATATCCATATGGTTAGTGGGTTCATCCATAACCAGAATGTTTGGCCGCTGAAGCATTAGCTTGCCAAACATCATTCTGCCTTGCTCGCCTCCTGATATCACTTTAACTGATTTAGTAATTTCATTTTGTGAAAATAATAACCGACCTAAAGTACCGCGCATGACTTGTTCATCATCACCTTCTTGCGCCCATTGATACATCCATTCCATTAAGGTCATTTCTTTTTCAAATTCGTGGGCGTGATCTTGCGCATAATAGCCAATGTTGGCATTTTCAGACCACTTCACTTCCCCAGCAGTTAAATCGGTATCACCGACTAAACATTTCAACAAGGTTGTTTTACCCAAACCGTTTTCACCGATAACAGCAATGCGTTCACCGACTTCAACCATCAAATTTAAACCGTTATACAATTCGTTTTCATACGATTTATACAGGCCTGACACTTCAAGTGCTAAGCGATGTAGTTTCTTCGTTTGTTCAAAGCGTATGAACGGTGTTTGTCGGCTAGAGGGTTTAATATCATCTAATTTAATTTTATCAATTTGCCTAGCGCGGGAAGTCGCTTGTTTAGATTTAGACGCATTTGCAGAAAAACGGCTTACAAATGTCCTCAATTCGGCAATTTGTGCTTTTTTCTTGGCATTGTCTGAGACCAAGCGTTCTCGGGCTTGGGTTGACGCTGTCATGTATTCGTCGTAGTTGCCAGGGAAAAGGCGGATTTCGCCGTAATCCAAATCTGCCATATGTGTACATACACTGTTCAAAAAGTGACGATCGTGCGAGATGATGATCATAGAGCAATTACGCTCATTAAGGACATCCTCAAGCCATCGAATGGTATTGATATCCAAGTTGTTGGTTGGTTCATCAAGTAACATAATGTCAGGATCAGAGAAAATAACCTGAGCGAGCAATACGCGCAATTTCCAACCTGGAGCAATTTCGCTCATGGGGCCATAATGCTGCTCAACAGGAATACCGACACCGATCAGTAATTCACCCGCTCGTGCTTCGGCGGTGTAACCGTCCATCTCCGCAAACTCTGACTCTAAATCGGCAACACGAATACCATCCTCTTCTGTCATCTCAGGATTTGCATAAATTGCGTCACGTTCTGCTTTCACTTTCCACAGCTCAGTATGTCCCATCACTACCGTATCAATTACGCTATACTGTTCGTAAGCAAATTGGTCTTGTTTCAATTTACCAATGCGCTCACCGGGATCAGTGGAGACATTACCTGCCGATTGCTCTAAATCGCCCCCTAATATTTTCATGAAGGTTGACTTACCACAGCCATTGGCGCCGATTAGGCCATAACGATTTCCGTTACCAAATTTAACTGAGACATTTTCGAACAATGGCTTTTCGCCAAATTGCATAGTGATGTTTGCGGTCGTTAACAATGTTTTCTTCCGAGTATTTAAGGTGAAAAGTGTTATTCCTAGCCATTAATATGCCTCTTGTCTGATGTTGCTATTGCAATTCAGTTTCTAAGAAAGAAGAGGCGACTTGAGGAAAAATTCGGCGCATATTATGCCACAATTATCGGTAGCTCGGCTAACTTTAGCCCGAATTACCGATATTTTTATGACAAACGGCGGATAAATTTCGAGACAACAAATTAAATTAATACAATTACCGATTAAGTATTGCATAGGTAAAGAATCAAAATAACAACAAAGACGGTATAGGGGGCAATCAAGGGGCAAGATAACGCACTGAGTAATTAATAACGCAATTGGAAGCCGTGCGGTTTTTTCCGCAAGCGCTCAAAAGCGGTAGCGGAAAAGACCTATCGACATTAATAATTACCTTGTGTGGTTCTTACTCATCAAGGGAAGTATTGAAGTCTTCAGATAACTCAAAATCACCGGTTACCTCGCTGACATGATTATCTAAAAAGTGAATTTTTAGTTCTTTACGAAAGTCTTTACCGCGCTTGCTCATACCTCGTTTCATTTGATACAAATAATACCAAGTGTCATGATCAAACGAGTCTTCAACAACAGGCTTTCCGAGCACATATTCAACTTGCTCTTTGGTCATATTTACACGCAATTTTTCAACATCACGCTCATCTAAAAAGTTACCCTGAGGAACGTCAATTCGATAGATCCAGTCGGCACAGGCAGACAACATCAATGCGGCGGCAATCACCACCAATAAATTTCTAAACTTCATTCTTTTTTAATATCTCAGCTGTTAGGAAAATAATGACCCTGCAGGTAATTCGCTAAAGGCCGTTAGGCGAAGCATCCTAACTCAGCCAAGACAGCCTAATCAATGCATAATTGTTAAGAATTACTGATTTGTAGTAACTCTTTGGCGTTGGCGAGTGCAGAATCTGTCAATTTGTCACCTGCTAATAGACGTGCCAACTCCGCAATTCGTTCATTTTCTTGCAAAGAAATCATATGAGTTTCAGTGGTTTTCTTATCACTGAACTTAGTCACAAACATTTGATTGTGCGCGCGAGCCGCTACTTGAGGCAAATGAGTCACACATATAACCTGACAAGTTTCACCTAACTTACGCAGTAACTGACCCACTACAGATGCCGTTGAGCCACTAATACCGGTATCAACTTCATCAAAAATCATGGTTGCTACTTGGCTACTGTGTGAACTAATTACCTGAATTGCTAAGCCGATACGTGACAACTCTCCACCGGACACCACTTTTTCGATTTTATCGAGATCTTGACCTTTGTTGGTCGAAACTTTGAAATGTACGCTATCTAAACCTGACTTCTGCGGGGCACTTTGCGCTAAATGTTCAACTTCTATCTTAAACACTGCGTCACCCATATTCATCTTATGAATTTCACACTCGACTCGTTTTGCTAATTTACTTGCTGCTTTATTACGAGAAAGGCTGAGCTTTTCAGCACTTTGGAAATATAACTTCTCAAGCGCCAACAATTCATCTTTCATGCTATCAAGAAGCTCATCATCATTAGATAACTGAGACAATTCCTGCACTAAGCTTTGATGATGCGCATACAAGGCTTCAGGTTGTACCTGATGTTTCCTTGCTAAGTCTAAGGCTTGAGAATAACGCGCCTCAACCTGTTGCATTTTCATTGGATCAATTTCTAACTGCTCGGTGTAGTGTCTAAGCTCTTGAGCGGCTTCATCAATCTGGATGCTCGCTTCAGTTAACAAACCTAAGATGGGGGTAAGCGTAGGATCGTGTTCTTGCAATTCGCTGAGTATATCTATGCTGTTTTGCACTGCTGATAAGGCATTAAAATCATCAGCTTCATAGAGTTGATGAAAGGTTAATTGAGTTTGTTCAAGTAACGTTTGGCTATTACTGAGTTTCTTGTGCTCTATTTCTAGCTCAAGAAATTCGTCATCAGCAATGGCAAACTCATCAAGCTCAGTAACTTGATACGACAGCAGTTGATAACGGTCTGTTCGTTGTTGTTGTCCAGCTAACAGCTCTCGGTAATGTTTCTGTTTTTGTTGAAGTGCGCCATAATGCTGTGCAACATTAGCTAGTAGGGAAGGGTGTTCGGCAAAATTATCGAGCAAATCTCGTTGAGTCTCTGCCTTCAATATTTGCTGATGAGCATGTTGCCCATGAATACTTAGTAAATATTGGCCTAGGTTTTTGAGTTGCTGCAATGGAACTGCGGTACCATTAATAAAGGCTTTTGAACGTCCTTCGCTAGATATAACACGTCTAATTAAACAATCGTTTTCGTCGTCTAGTTCTTGTTCTTGTAGCCATTTCTGAGCAAGAGGCAAATTTGCCACATCAAAAGTGGCGCAGACTTCAGCTTTACTCGCACCCGTGCGCACAAAGCTAGCATCGGCTCTATCCCCAAGACACAAGCCTAAAGCATCAACAGAAATAGACTTACCAGCACCGGTTTCGCCTGTCACTGCTGTCATGCCTAGCGCCAAATCGATATCTAAAGATTTAACCACCGCGAAATTACGAATTGAGAGATGAAGTAACATACACAACACATGTTTAAATATACAGTAGCTGTAAATATATACATATTTTTGATGCTGTCTAGTAGTTGCCTAAAATTTATTCTAGTGTAGATGTTTAGTAGAGTTTACTACCCCAGCCTAATTTGGTGCGCAACACGTTGAAATAGTTATAATCTTTGGGATGAATTAACGATAGTTTTGCTGGGTTTTTGCGAATAATTATTTCATCACCAGGTAAGACCGTCAGTACGATGTGGCTGTCACAACTAACCTGGAGGTTGTCTCTATTTTCTGGCGATACTTTTATTCGTACTGTGCTATTCGCATCGACAACTATTGGGCGAGCACTTAGTGTATGGGGGAACATAGGCACCAAACTGAGGGCATCTAAGTTTGGAGTGAGGATAGGTCCTCCGCCAGATAAAGAATAGGCCGTTGAGCCTGTAGGGGTAGCAACAATTAGTCCATCGGAACGTTGACTAAAGACGAAATTTTCATCCAAATAGACTTCAAATTCCATCATATGAGCAACTTTTCCATGGTGCATTACCACTTCATTAACCGCAGAATTTGTACTTTGTAACTGACCGTCACGGTAAACTTCTAGCTCCAATAAAAAACGTTGTTCAATTTGGCAATCACCGTTAAATATCGTGTCTAATTGACGCTCAATATCATCTGGGTTTATGTCGGTCAAAAAGCCCAAGTTACCACGGTTAATGCCCACTACCGCAACATTGTGTTTAGCGAGTACCCTTGCTGCTCCAAGCATATTTCCGTCACCACCGACCACTATAGCTAAATCTGCCTGGGTGCCTATTGTATCGAGATCGGCTATTTCAAAGCCATTGCCTGTTAATTGTGATGCGCAACTTTGCTCTACGATCACTCTGCAGTCCTTTTGTTTAAGATAAACAATCAGCGCTTGCAAGCTTAAATTGGCTCCTTGATGGGCGTGTTTGCCTATCAATCCGACGGTGTGAAAACCCATAGTAACTCATTAAAATAGCTGATTTAGGATAGTATAATCATCCCCAGTGGTGAAAGTCATAACTTTTTATGTCTATGATTTTTCTATGGGTTCTAATGATTAATTTATAGGCGATGTGCAATCACTTTGTATCATCGTCAAGGTAACGATATTTATTTTACGGGTAATTATCTGCATATTGCGTGTATTGATGCTTTTTTTCTTGTCGTCGTTCTCTTATAGTGCATCTAATTCAATAAGTTATAAGATTTATCCATGGGCCCATTAATGTTAGATGTCGCAGGTTGTGAACTTACACCTGACGACAGAGAGTTACTCGACCATCCCCTTGTAGGTGGCGTTATTTTGTTTAGCCGCAATTACTATGACCAAAAACAATTAGCGGAACTGATCGGACAAATACGTCTGTCGGCACGCAATAACATATTAATTGGGGTGGATCATGAAGGTGGCAGAGTGCAGCGTTTTCGCCACGGTTTTAGTGCCATTCCCGCCATGGGGGAAATTTTCAATAGAAGTCATGAGGTTATGGCTAAGGCTGAGCAATACTGTGACACGTTTGGTTGGTTAATGGCGGCTGAATGTTTAGCATTTGATATCGATTTGAGCTTCGCGCCAGTGCTTGATTTAAACGGCGTGTCAGATGTTATTGGCGATCGTTCATTTCATCGCAAACCTGAGCCGCTGATTAATTTGGCCAGTCACTTTATTAAAGGTATGCATCGTGCTGGTATGAAGGCCACAGGAAAGCACTTTCCGGGTCACGGCAATGTCAAAGAGGACTCTCATATCGCGATGCCCGTCGATGGGCGTAGCTTAGCGCAAATCACCGAACTTGATATGCGTGTTTTTACTGAGTTGCATGCTAAAGGTTTATTAGACGGCATTATGCCAGCCCATGTAGTCTATCCCGAGGTGGATGATATGCCTGCTGGATTTTCTAAGATATGGCTGCAAACTTACTTACGAGAAAAAATGAATTTCGACGGTGTGATATTTTCTGATGATTTGTCTATGCAGGGTGCAGCATTTATCGGTGATTTCGCGGCACGAGCAAAAGCGGCTATGCACGCCGGTTGCGATATGGTGTTAGTGTGTAATAACCCAGATGCCGCAGCACAGGTAATCGATAGTTTACCCAGTGATACTGCTAGCAATCCCCGTTTGGCTCGATTAGCTAAAGTACCGTGTGGCGATTTTACCGCTTTAAAAAATTCACAGGAATACTCATCTGCGCAGCGTAAGTTGGCTGAATATTACGATTAGTCTTCTGTTTGAAAAATGGTTACTCAAAGTACAAGTGTGCAGGGCTGATGGTTAGTCCGTTACCACAGCACTTAGCGCTAAATTAAGTAGGATACGAATATTATGCATTTAACCCGGCAGCACTTTATATTGATTGGCCCTTTGCTCGCCATCGGATTTTATGCATTTTTACGTTACACGAACGTGGATTATCTGCCTGCGGTAACTGCTGCCATTACCACCTTAACGGTTATTTGGTGGGTAAGCGAAGCAATACCTATTCCAGCGACATCTATTGTACCTTTTGCTTTATTGCCTTTGTTTGGTGTGCTTGATCACGCAACGGCTGCTTCAGCCTTAGGTAGTCATGTAATTTTGTTATTAATGGGGGCGTTTATGCTCTCAACGGCGCTTGAGCGCAGTGGCGCTCATGAACGATTAGCTGTCTATATGGTACGAATGGTCGGGGTCAGCAGCGGCCGGCGTCTGGTTATGGGCTTTGTGCTAGCCACAGGTTTTCTCAGTATGTGGATATCAAATACTGCCACCGTGCTGATTATCCTACCAATGGCATTAGCAGTGTTATCACATGTAGATAACCCCAAATTAAAAGTTGCGCTTATTCTAGGTATTGCTTATTCAGCAAGTGTAGGCGGCCTTGGGACTTTAATTGGAACCCCGCCTAATGTGATATTTGCCGGCATTTATCAAGAGCAAACCGGACAAGAGTTTGGTTTTCTGGCGTGGATGAAAGTGGGAATTCCCGTTGTTGTGGTGTGTTTGCCGATTATTGCCTTGTGGCTGACGCGCAATGTCACACTTGAGCAGGACATAGAATTACCTGAACTAGGCCCGTGGCGTAAAGAAGAGTCTCGGACCTTATGGGTTTTTGGTTTAACCGCATTAGCATGGATCACGCGTAACGAGCCATTCGGTGGCTGGAGCGGTTGGTTTGATATCTTTTATGCCGGCGACAGCACTATTGCGCTTACGGCCGTTGTGGTGATGTTTATTGTGCCAAATGGCAAAGGTAACCGCTTATTAGATTGGGAAACGGCTAAGTCGATCCCTTGGGGGATATTGTTACTGTTTGCTGGTGGTATTGCATTAGCGAAAGGATTTAGTGCATCTGGCTTAAGTCAGATTTTGGGTGATTGGTTACTTGGTTTAACCAGCTTGCCGTTAGTTATGGTTATTTTGGCCATTTGTTTAATTGTGACTTACCTCACTGAAATCACCAGTAATACAGCAACCGCAACCTTGCTTATGCCGATTTTAGCTGTGGCTGCTGTGTCATCGGGTAACGACCCTGCATTATTTATGATCCCCGCCGCTATGGCTGCAAGTTGTGCCTTTATGTTACCCGTCGCTACTGCCCCGAATGCTATTGCTTATGGCACCGGTGAGATTGAGATAAAAGATATGGTTAAGGAAGGGGCCATTTTGAGCTTTTTGATTTCAACGATTGTGGGTCTAATATGCTTTGCACTGTTGCGTTAATATAGCCAATAGTTAGACCGTCACTTCACTCTGAACACGGGCATGCCGTACAAATATTCCAAACAACATGAATACATATTGTGCAAAGCTATCTTTATTATTGCTAATTTGGTGCAATAAAATCAGACACTTACCCTCAATCCCTTAATTAACGGGATACGCCTCTATGGCATTAATACTGCACAGAGTAGCCCCGCAAAGCATTAGGGCTAGGCTCAGATGTATATTAGTCAGTTAATTTAAGGAGTCAGTATATGATGAAAGTAATTGGGGTAGCGTTTAGCTTATTTATGGTTGGTAATGTGCATGCTGAAACGTTTGACTGGGGCGCCTTAAAACTTAGTCGCATTGATCTACAATTGCCTTTGCTTACGGTACAAGGTGAAAACGGGCTACTAGCCTGTGGCTATGTTGACGTTGACACGTGTAATAAAACCGGCGAAGCATGTGCCATTGTATCTGGCGTGCGTACTCATGATGATATGCTGACAAAACCAGTACTGGCTGTATCAAATGCGGCTCGTTTATTAGGCGTAGAGATGGGTATGACCGGCACACAAGCATTGGAATTAATGCGTTAATTTATTAAGATTATTATTTATAACTAAGCTTTTTAACTCCCAGCGTGAGGCGTTTAGCATAAGTGCCTCACGCTGGGGTGATATCATAATTAACCAACAACTGCGCTATCAATATTTACCACCGAAGGGTGACGGTACTTTGTGTCTAACAGTGTACCTCGCCAACTGTTATCAGCATGAGCGTTAGCGGTGGTTTCTCGTATTAATTCAAACACGGCGGCTACTGCGGCATTTTTTCGTTGATGATCTGATAATCGTAAATACACATCGCGTTTTAATTCAGGTTGAATAATCTTAATGGCTCTTATTTGCTTACTCGCTTCTAAATGACAAGTGGCAGATGACGGGTAAATGGCTAAGCCAAAACCTTGTGAAACATAATGTAAGGTCGTCATTAACTGACCAAATGCGTTTCTCGTTTTAAGTTTAATCCCTAAGTTGTCAGCTTCAGCGGTTAATAACACTGGTAGAGCGTCTCGTCTATCGGGCATAAATAGCTCGTAGTCTTGTAATGACTCAAAGGGAATGGAACCGTACAATGACAATTCGCTATAACTGGGGTTTTTCGGGCGAGGGGATATGTATAAATACAATTTCTCGCTTAACAGGGGCAAGGTGGTTGCCGCGTTTTTATTCAGTTCTGCGTTGTAGCATAAGGCGATATCTATTTTCTGATCTGCAAACCAATTTTCTACCTTATAAGATGGTCCGACCCTAAACGCTAGTTCAACATTAGGGAAACGATGTTCAAGTTCAGTTTGTAATTGGATCGATAATACATTGCAGATAGATTGACTCAGGCCTACAACCACTTTGCCTTTACATTGGGTTTGCTGGCCAATAATCTCCAGTTTCGCCTTGTCTATTTGATTTAAAATAAGCCGGGCGTGTTCTTCAAATTGCTCACCTGCGGTGGTCAAAGCAACACCACGAAAATTACGTTCGAACAGTTTTATTTTCAGTTCGTGCTCTAAATTTGCAAGTTGTAAACTGATTGCGGGTTGGGCCACGTCTAAAATTTTTGCTGCGCCTGATATGCTTCCTTGCTCTGCAGTTGCTAAAAAATATTCTAATTGTTTTGTGTTCATCACATTGTCCAAATTAACCTAGTGTTTTACATAAAGTATTTTTGCTACTGATCGATAAACTGCAAGCATTATACCGAAATGGGCTTTTGCTTATTCGTTGAGCATATATTCGATATGGGTTTATCAAATACACACTACAAACGTTGTTTAAACCGATCAAATCTAATTTCTTACTGCTCAATTCACATCTACAAAAATGCTGCTTCGTTCAGGGTTTATTTGTTATTTCTTATTAAACGCAATTTTGATGCCGAATAACTTATCCATTTTTTGTACTTTTAAATTTTTTGGTTATTTAACTTACCTATTGTATCGCTGTGTCCCGCGTAAGATAAGGGGGGTGTAACAAAATATGGGGCGGCTCAACATTATTGTGCGTTCTGTCATTCAGTGTGTGCCGTTAGCATACTAATCTGATTTTTCGACTTTCCAGCAACGCTTAATTAGGATTCACCTTAGATTATTTATGCTAAATATTACTCGAAGACAATTTCTCAGTTATGTAGGGGCAGCAGGTGGTTCATCCGCTTTACTCAAGACCAGTCTCGCTTTAGGGTTAATGCCTGATGACAATTACGCAGGCCCCGTCAAAATCAAGCCTGCAGCGAATGGCGAGCAACCCACGGCCCTTATTTTAGGCGCTGGTGTAGCGGGCTTAGCCACAGCCCTCGAATTAGAAAAAGCCGGTATTCATTGCACTATTTTAGAGGCCTCTTTTCGACCTGGTGGGCGTAATTTAACTGTGCGCAATGGGGACAAAATCGATGAAATGGGCAACCCACAAATTTGCCAATTCGATAAACAAGATAATTTGTTTTTTAACTGCGGTCCTGCACGAATTCCTGGTCACCATAGACGTCTGTTGCACTATTGCAGAGCATTGAATGTGCCATTACAGATCAAAGCTAATAGTAGCAAGATGGCTTATTTTCACGATGATGATTCACTGGGTGGTAAACCTAAACGCATTATCGAGTACCACACTGACGTACGTGGTTTGATGTCAGAATTGCTTTGGAAGTCAGCTGAAAACAATCAATACGATCAATTATTAAGTGAAGACGATGTTGCCAAGCTGATGAAGTTTTCCCAGACTTACGGCGACTTGACTGAAAATGGTAAATATATTGGTAGTGGACGTGCGGGCTCTACGACTGACCGCATGTTGGAGTTTCCTAAACCCCATGCACCTATTGAATTAAAAGCTATGCTCGACAGCCAATTTTGGTATGGCGGGTTAATGGGCGCTGAACTCTACGATTGGTGTGAACCATTAATGGAGCCTGTAGGCGGCATGGATGGCGTAATAAAGGGCTTTTTGCGCAACCTAAAAAACCAACCGGTATTAAATGCTCAGGTTAAGAAAATTTATAACCGTGATAACGGCGTGGAAGTGACGTACGAGCAGGGCGGTCAGCTGCATACCGTGCAAGCTGATTACTGTTTCAACAATATTCCAGCCTACTTTATGGCCGGTATCGACAACAACTTCTCAACTGATTATCAGTCTGGCTTAGACAGCGTAAAACGTGGGCACTTATTCAAAATTGCGTACCAGATGAGTGAGCGCTTCTGGGAGCGAGACGGTATTTACGGTGGCATTAGTTATACCACAGATCCTATCGGTCAAATTTGGTATCCGTCACATGATATTCACGCACAAAAAGGCATCTTGCTCGGTGCCTACACTTGGGATCCTAAAGTGGGGGCTATGTTTGAAAAAATGACGCCACAAGAGCGACTTACCGCTGGTGCTTTATATGCCGAGAAAATTCATCCTGGTTATAGCAAGTACATTGAGAATGGTATCAGCATCCCTTGGGCGCGAATGAATCACCAAATGGGGTGTGGTATGCGCATGAGTCCAGAAGATTTTGACCAGTACTACCGACTTCTGCAAAAACCTGAGG
This genomic window contains:
- a CDS encoding ABC-F family ATPase, which translates into the protein MLTTANITMQFGEKPLFENVSVKFGNGNRYGLIGANGCGKSTFMKILGGDLEQSAGNVSTDPGERIGKLKQDQFAYEQYSVIDTVVMGHTELWKVKAERDAIYANPEMTEEDGIRVADLESEFAEMDGYTAEARAGELLIGVGIPVEQHYGPMSEIAPGWKLRVLLAQVIFSDPDIMLLDEPTNNLDINTIRWLEDVLNERNCSMIIISHDRHFLNSVCTHMADLDYGEIRLFPGNYDEYMTASTQARERLVSDNAKKKAQIAELRTFVSRFSANASKSKQATSRARQIDKIKLDDIKPSSRQTPFIRFEQTKKLHRLALEVSGLYKSYENELYNGLNLMVEVGERIAVIGENGLGKTTLLKCLVGDTDLTAGEVKWSENANIGYYAQDHAHEFEKEMTLMEWMYQWAQEGDDEQVMRGTLGRLLFSQNEITKSVKVISGGEQGRMMFGKLMLQRPNILVMDEPTNHMDMESIESLNMALENYAGTLIFVSHDREFVSSVATRIIEITPNGIVDFRGNYESYLESLATAK
- a CDS encoding outer membrane protein assembly factor BamE; its protein translation is MKFRNLLVVIAAALMLSACADWIYRIDVPQGNFLDERDVEKLRVNMTKEQVEYVLGKPVVEDSFDHDTWYYLYQMKRGMSKRGKDFRKELKIHFLDNHVSEVTGDFELSEDFNTSLDE
- the recN gene encoding DNA repair protein RecN; this translates as MLLHLSIRNFAVVKSLDIDLALGMTAVTGETGAGKSISVDALGLCLGDRADASFVRTGASKAEVCATFDVANLPLAQKWLQEQELDDENDCLIRRVISSEGRSKAFINGTAVPLQQLKNLGQYLLSIHGQHAHQQILKAETQRDLLDNFAEHPSLLANVAQHYGALQQKQKHYRELLAGQQQRTDRYQLLSYQVTELDEFAIADDEFLELEIEHKKLSNSQTLLEQTQLTFHQLYEADDFNALSAVQNSIDILSELQEHDPTLTPILGLLTEASIQIDEAAQELRHYTEQLEIDPMKMQQVEARYSQALDLARKHQVQPEALYAHHQSLVQELSQLSNDDELLDSMKDELLALEKLYFQSAEKLSLSRNKAASKLAKRVECEIHKMNMGDAVFKIEVEHLAQSAPQKSGLDSVHFKVSTNKGQDLDKIEKVVSGGELSRIGLAIQVISSHSSQVATMIFDEVDTGISGSTASVVGQLLRKLGETCQVICVTHLPQVAARAHNQMFVTKFSDKKTTETHMISLQENERIAELARLLAGDKLTDSALANAKELLQISNS
- the nadK gene encoding NAD(+) kinase, whose translation is MGFHTVGLIGKHAHQGANLSLQALIVYLKQKDCRVIVEQSCASQLTGNGFEIADLDTIGTQADLAIVVGGDGNMLGAARVLAKHNVAVVGINRGNLGFLTDINPDDIERQLDTIFNGDCQIEQRFLLELEVYRDGQLQSTNSAVNEVVMHHGKVAHMMEFEVYLDENFVFSQRSDGLIVATPTGSTAYSLSGGGPILTPNLDALSLVPMFPHTLSARPIVVDANSTVRIKVSPENRDNLQVSCDSHIVLTVLPGDEIIIRKNPAKLSLIHPKDYNYFNVLRTKLGWGSKLY
- the nagZ gene encoding beta-N-acetylhexosaminidase; amino-acid sequence: MLDVAGCELTPDDRELLDHPLVGGVILFSRNYYDQKQLAELIGQIRLSARNNILIGVDHEGGRVQRFRHGFSAIPAMGEIFNRSHEVMAKAEQYCDTFGWLMAAECLAFDIDLSFAPVLDLNGVSDVIGDRSFHRKPEPLINLASHFIKGMHRAGMKATGKHFPGHGNVKEDSHIAMPVDGRSLAQITELDMRVFTELHAKGLLDGIMPAHVVYPEVDDMPAGFSKIWLQTYLREKMNFDGVIFSDDLSMQGAAFIGDFAARAKAAMHAGCDMVLVCNNPDAAAQVIDSLPSDTASNPRLARLAKVPCGDFTALKNSQEYSSAQRKLAEYYD
- a CDS encoding DASS family sodium-coupled anion symporter, which gives rise to MHLTRQHFILIGPLLAIGFYAFLRYTNVDYLPAVTAAITTLTVIWWVSEAIPIPATSIVPFALLPLFGVLDHATAASALGSHVILLLMGAFMLSTALERSGAHERLAVYMVRMVGVSSGRRLVMGFVLATGFLSMWISNTATVLIILPMALAVLSHVDNPKLKVALILGIAYSASVGGLGTLIGTPPNVIFAGIYQEQTGQEFGFLAWMKVGIPVVVVCLPIIALWLTRNVTLEQDIELPELGPWRKEESRTLWVFGLTALAWITRNEPFGGWSGWFDIFYAGDSTIALTAVVVMFIVPNGKGNRLLDWETAKSIPWGILLLFAGGIALAKGFSASGLSQILGDWLLGLTSLPLVMVILAICLIVTYLTEITSNTATATLLMPILAVAAVSSGNDPALFMIPAAMAASCAFMLPVATAPNAIAYGTGEIEIKDMVKEGAILSFLISTIVGLICFALLR
- a CDS encoding YunC family protein translates to MMKVIGVAFSLFMVGNVHAETFDWGALKLSRIDLQLPLLTVQGENGLLACGYVDVDTCNKTGEACAIVSGVRTHDDMLTKPVLAVSNAARLLGVEMGMTGTQALELMR
- a CDS encoding LysR family transcriptional regulator encodes the protein MNTKQLEYFLATAEQGSISGAAKILDVAQPAISLQLANLEHELKIKLFERNFRGVALTTAGEQFEEHARLILNQIDKAKLEIIGQQTQCKGKVVVGLSQSICNVLSIQLQTELEHRFPNVELAFRVGPSYKVENWFADQKIDIALCYNAELNKNAATTLPLLSEKLYLYISPRPKNPSYSELSLYGSIPFESLQDYELFMPDRRDALPVLLTAEADNLGIKLKTRNAFGQLMTTLHYVSQGFGLAIYPSSATCHLEASKQIRAIKIIQPELKRDVYLRLSDHQRKNAAVAAVFELIRETTANAHADNSWRGTLLDTKYRHPSVVNIDSAVVG
- a CDS encoding FAD-dependent oxidoreductase, whose amino-acid sequence is MLNITRRQFLSYVGAAGGSSALLKTSLALGLMPDDNYAGPVKIKPAANGEQPTALILGAGVAGLATALELEKAGIHCTILEASFRPGGRNLTVRNGDKIDEMGNPQICQFDKQDNLFFNCGPARIPGHHRRLLHYCRALNVPLQIKANSSKMAYFHDDDSLGGKPKRIIEYHTDVRGLMSELLWKSAENNQYDQLLSEDDVAKLMKFSQTYGDLTENGKYIGSGRAGSTTDRMLEFPKPHAPIELKAMLDSQFWYGGLMGAELYDWCEPLMEPVGGMDGVIKGFLRNLKNQPVLNAQVKKIYNRDNGVEVTYEQGGQLHTVQADYCFNNIPAYFMAGIDNNFSTDYQSGLDSVKRGHLFKIAYQMSERFWERDGIYGGISYTTDPIGQIWYPSHDIHAQKGILLGAYTWDPKVGAMFEKMTPQERLTAGALYAEKIHPGYSKYIENGISIPWARMNHQMGCGMRMSPEDFDQYYRLLQKPEGRHFMIGDQISHHSGWQEGALASSEQALQQFNRLVSSNTKSGEASHVA